The genomic interval acatacatgcaagtgaTTTTAAGAATACATTAATTCTGAACATTTTCAGAGTTATACTGAAAACTCAAAATAAGTTATCAAACAATTAAATGAGTATTAACAATGAATGAAGACTTACTACTCCAAAGGACACCTCCTGATGCAAAGGGTCATGTGTCAGGAACTGCAAAGGAGCTGACGGAGGTAATGTTGGGGGGTGGGCCGAAGGGGGATAAGTAAAACTGCCTACTTGAAGATGTTCTCCTAAGAGCTCCACTTCATTTTCTATCCTCTGCAGAGGctgagaaggggaaaaagaaatcaGCATACTCCTAatgctttaaaaaattgtttttcttaaacaATATTTTCCAGGCCATTGTGATAcatcaaaccaaaaaaaaatgtacGTGGACTCAAGATTTCCtacatttaattatatttgtCTTATTTACACATTAAGCATTTGTATCATCTAGTATAGTATACATGTCCTTTAATACCCAAACTCTCAAAATGGGAGAGGAAAAATCATAGCAAGCCAATTATATGGAAATTAAAGTTTGAGTTGTCATAATACCCTGATCAATGGGGAATTTCAGACACTGAGACTCCCTGAAGAACTAGCATATGGTATGTGTATAAGTCAGAAGTAGAACAAGAGGGGACAGTACAGTACAAGTTTCACTCTACTACAAAAACCATGGGCTGTGGTGTCAATCAGTACATGACTTTTAGACAAATTCTCTGTAAACTTACTTACAAAACTGACATTTTTAGCTTACTTCAAGTGTGCTGTGgctgggcatatatatatacctatatatacttataattttAACACTtgggtgaaggcaggaggacagaGACTCTAACCTAATGTACTGTGAGCACTGATTATAAAGCACACTGTATTTCATAGCATGGagtatgttttcttaaaataaatggtGTAATAGGTGGACTCACTCTAAGCTTCTTTTGTATAATAATGTCTCACGAACCTGGGTTAAAGGAGAAAGTCTCAAAAAACTTTACTAACcaataaaaggaggaagaggagaaaaggaatgagaaaagaggagggaggaggaggaggaggaagaggaagaacagggcTAGCTGCAGAGATAACTAAGAGGTTGTTGCTCTGCCAggcagaattcagttcccagcacctgtatagggtggctcacaacagacTGAAACTGCAGCTCCAGGAGGCGTTGACCCCCTCTTCTTATCTCCATAGACACCTGCACATATGGTgcatacactcactcactctccctctccccatctttaAAAGATTAAGTACTGACAATTAAAAGGTTTCCAACTTTTCAATTTAGAAATGCATGAATGAGGCATTGAAATGGCTCAGATGGGGCCTGCTGAGCaatcctgacaacctgagtcccaGTTCTTGAATGCAcacagaagggggaagaaaaccAATTCCACGAAATTGTGCTCCAACTTCCATATGCCACACACCCCTCCCCTTCCCAACTACAGAATGCACACATGTAAGAATAGACTTAAAAATCACtagaatacataaaatagaaaaatcccTAGTACCAACTAGGGAAGAAGTTTCCTTTGCCTCTGTCTGAAAGACTGCagacatgaaataataaaaattcacttaaggtaaataatactaaaataacatggaaaaatttaaaataactctaAAGTATGATTAAACTAAACTTATGTATCTGTAAGTTCCTTTAATTCTTTCAAGAACTGTAAGAATACCAATGTTATAAGCTTAAATGgaaattatttacatttactAAACTAATTAGCCTAATCTAAACATTCTGGAAAGACtatagaaacacaaaaagaaataccTACCGATCGTGACTGCTGTGTTTGGAAAGGGACAAATTGGCCTGGTGGTGGCAAGTGGGGAGGATGATGgggagaaagatgaggaggatgTATAAGAAACGGATCACTAGAAATGAGGGGTGGGAACGCAGCATATGGTACTGGTAAGTGCTGAACTGAACATGCCTGAAgcatctgtaaaaaaaaaaaaaaacattacttttAGGTTAAAAATGCCAGAATATACAATTTTCTTGAAAAAGTTATGAATCAAATTGGCACACCTTCCCCGATAGAAAATATCTCCCTTACATTACGTATTATAAGACTTTTGTATCTGTAAGTAAGCAATCAGTTCAGCCTGTACTTTAAGGAGAGGGAGTACTGTGCAGAAGCAGTGCTTCCTTACTGTCCTCTCACTGTGTCAGGTGGTAAATGCCACACAATGCTTCACTCTGCTCCTCAGAGACCTGCTTAGGTCACTTAATGATTACATTGATACATAGATGTTTATTTTAACCTCACAGGTAGACCAGGGGGTTAAACTTATATTTTTTCTAAGTGCTTTCCTCTGAAGATAAGTTACTGAGACCCTCTGGATCTCAACCACTTCATTGTTAAGTAAGAAAGACTATGGGTCAGAATACTACAAGCTAAAACATAAGCTCTAGAAGGAAAATATGTAGTATGAATCCCAATGTCTCTATAGcattaagcaaatattttatcCTCCAGATCAAGTTTATAGACTGTCATTCAAGAGACCCCAGTAAGGGCTAAGATGGCTATCTGCTGAATGCTACATTACTAAGTCTGATGAAAACCTTTATTAAAGTTTAATTAGAAACTGTTCTTATAGGGAGAAATATGATTTAAGAcacttaaatgtatatattttaatcactCTAAAtaaaatgtaccatattttaaaGCTAACTTTACCTAGTGGTCACTATACTTAGGCTGAGATTTTTATcatagtaaaattaatttttttagttgGAAGTGAAGCTACAAAGACAGTTCTTAAACTTGTTAGCTATCCTAAGTGAGGACTGAAGAACCTTAAGTCATAAACAAAATCAGGTTGGCATACTATTTTCAATAGTTAAAATCAAGTGAGAATAAAAACATAGACTTACTGGAGGAGGCACACTACAGACAGGGAGGTGCTGTCCACTGAAAACAACAGAGCATCCTGGGACCTGTTGTGTACTGCAAGCAGGGATGTGCTGGCCTGTGCAGAGTGGAATCCCATGGGGTGCCACTGTGGTTACCGTGTAGGAGACAGGAACTGTTCCTTGATGGAGcttttaaggaagaaaagtagAACTTTTGAGAAAATGTCACCGATTTTTAAAGTTAACATTTGAGGACCTGGGGAGGTAGCTTAAGTGATAGggtatttctttatctttatgCAGTCCTGGGTGTGACCTcagcaccatataaaccaggGAAGATGGACCAAACATGTAACCTTGGCACTGGGAGGTAGAACCAAAagcatcagaaattcaaggtgttttatttatatagtgtattaaaGGCCTGGTTTAAATGAGACCCTGCCCAAACAAATTTACTGATTCCCCTATTTGCTATTTAGACTCACATTGtactttcacctttttttttcttttttaaaacaatcttaCCTAGTTCAAGTTAGCCTCTAACTCACAATGTAGGCAAAAATGGCCTTGAAGTCCTGGTCCTCTgctttctcccaagtgctagaattttaAGTCTATGACACCTTTCCTTGCTTCCTCTAGTAGTTTCAATAGGAATGTCATAGTCTTTGCACAGGAAAGGTAACTCTATGAAGATTACACATTATCCTCACAGAACTAGAGCTAGAAGATTGAAAAAGATAGTCTAGAGACGGTCAAGAGcacccatgttaccaccaaaggccaccTGTAtacccctggtctgggctgccaccagaagccATACTGATGTCCAAGGGCGGAGCAGAGCTGATGCCACATCtcgcctgggcagcacagtaagCTGGCCCTGATGGTATGAGCGCTGAAGAGTCAGTCCTGCCCCTCTCCTGGGCAAAGTGGGAGAACTCCTCACCCTGGTGGTGCTGGTGGAGCAATACTCCTAAAAACATTAtcttttgtaaaaattaaaacttgtggttatttaaaagatttactcAGATTTTTTATGTATACAGGTGGTTTTTTCCTGCCTGTAGATCACATAATCAGAttgcccatggaaaccagaaaagggcaaGGGTTACCCCAGAACTGGTTACAGATgatttggatgctgggaattgaacctgagtccttttCAATAACAGCCAGTGCTCTCGACTGCTGAGCCCTTTCTTTCTCTAGCccaaaacatgtgtgtgtgtgtgtttgctcagtTGCAACAGGTGAAACAGTAAAAGTGGTATTTAATATTAAATCTGGGTTAGGGATACAGAGCTCAGTAAAAGTGTGCTTGCTCAAAGCCCTGCGTTCCATTACCAGCAATCAGCATAATAATGTAAGTAAGAGCAAACCTTTTTCCACTTAATATTGTAGCTATGCCTTCCCCTCATTTGAGGTTAACCCAGTATTTCAAGCATACTTGTTGTATTAGGTACACAACAACTGTCATTACTTTTTTGTAACTACAAACAGGTCTTGCTGTTTTATATTAGTAGTAGTATTATTTATCTCAAAGCATATTGGGTAAAGAGATGAGGATacatttcagatttaaaaaacagagagaatgaggctggagagatggttcagaattaagagcacactgactgttcttccagaggtcctgagttcaattcccagcatccacatgatagtttacaaccatctgtatgggatctgatgccctcttctcgtgtgtctgaagacagctatagtgttctcatataaattaaataaataaatcttaaaaacaaaaacgagATTTTATCATTTGAATGCACATGtaatgcatgtatctgtgtgagttTATGCCCAGATGCTTGTGACGGCTGGCCAGAGGTTGTCAGAACCCCTGAAATTGGGGTTCATGCCAGTTTTAAACCTTCCAAAGCAGATGCTTAAAAACCAAACTCAAGACTGCAATAATGCCtctgccatctctccacccccatgtTCAAAACTCTAATCACCTGAAAGGATCTATTAAAAGTAGATCAAACTCTAGTGATGTAAAAGGACCCAATTTCTAGCATCTCTCCTCACAGATCTGTGTTCCTAACATGCTTGCCAAACAGTGAGAAATGGTACATAGCATGCttggttttcatttgcatttctctaactGGAGAATTTGGTAGACTTTCTTCTCCATAGCCTCCACTGTTTGCTCATTGCCCATCTTCTAATTTGTCAAAACCATGTTTGCTGACCTGGGCTCTCTGTTTCAGCTTGATTTAGTTTGTCCCAGCTATCTGCTATCTCCATCTCAAGGACTAAAGGCAGTTCACTCTGCtcaactgatttttatataaatcttACATAACTGATGAGCATCTCAATCCCATTCCTCAGAGTTGTGGGGCAAGCCCAgaatctactgagccatctcctcttcctcatcatcaTGTGCGTgtctatatttagaaatatacatgtGCAGGGTGCGCTCAGAAACcaagaggacaacttgtaggacttggttttctccttgcaccatgtgggctctggggactgaacttaggtgGTCAGGCTTCGTTCATATCatgtgtctttacctgctgagccaccttgaaagttatttaatttttatcttaatgaAGCCCACTTTTGTCAATGTGGCTACTTCCTTATACACATAGATTTAGAAATCTTTGCTGGGACTAGAGAAAAAGTTAgtttaaagtgcttgctgctttagcagaagacccaggttcagttcccactaCCCAcctggttcacaactatctgtaactccagttccagaagatccttcaccctcttctgaccttggcAGGTAGTAGGCATACGTGtgctgtatatacatacacacaggcaaaaccactcacacataaaaaagtaaaatactaAAAAGAAGTATTTCCTACTTAATAAAAGTGATCACTTTCACTAATAGTATTATGTTTCTAATACTTGTCTAAACTTTAACttgaactttttgttttgagtCTCTAGTTCAGGGTATCCCTGAACTCCACGAAgcagaaaatgaccttgaactgttGATACACCAGCCTCACTTTCTGGGTAATGAGATTACAGGTGCACCATCATAGCTGGTTGAGTATTGGAGATCACACATTGTTGGCTAGGCAACACAGCTGAGGTACATCCCAACCATACTTGATCTAACTTCTGTGGATGAGACAGAGCAGGATTCAAACTCATTCACATAGATACTGagaccttccttcttcttttatgaattattttggCAATTGGCCAAGCAATTAAATAGCATACGTCTGACAAAGAACAatgaaattaaagttttaattatatacatgtgCCACTAGTTCTGCTTACTTTTTATATGTTCTTACTTAAGAAAGCCTTTCTTCCTGAAGGAATGAAGCTATTCACAATATCTAACTGCTTTATCATCATTTATTAAAGACTCCAGTCTTCCAATTTCAACCATCATCATATATCAAATACAAGATATCCACAGATGTGTCTTCCTATTTCTAAGCTTTATAATCTGTTTCATTACTCTGACTATGACATAGATACATTAATTAAGTCCTAAAAAGTGGAAGTAAAACTGGAAAGGCTGCTTAGCTTGTCTTAGACACAAAAACCCATGGTTTTATTCAAAACTTGGGCCTTCAATCCCAGTCCTGGGGGAAAAGTTGAATTGCTATTTCTGCTTATATTGTTTTTTTCCTCAGGATTATGCAACAGTAGCTAATTGAAGTATATACTTCAACTACCTAGAAATCCTATTAACCTATATTGCTGGGTCTGATTTAGTAAGACTACTATACACTCTGTGaattggcatttaaaaataaacaggttgtatgtttgtgtgtggataaAAAGACAACCCATGGGAGTTGATTCTTTCCTACCACTATGTAGGTCCCGGGGACTGAATTCAGCAAAGATTTTTTACTACTGATCCATCTCAGCAGCTCTGAACTGGCATTTTTAAAATGGTGCTGCTGTTTCTACTCTGCCAATAAAAACTATTTGcagtgggtggagagatggctcagtggttaagagctactgcagaggacccaggtttgattctggcacccacatggtggctcacaactatctagatgtaacttcagtttcaggagatGGGACACCTTTTTCTGCTCTCCACTGGGCACTAGACATGTACACAGTACATAGAAATACATGGAAGGTAAAACAccatacattaaaaagaaaaaaaaaatcatgagagaaCCATCTGCTTGAGGCTTTACGCCAAGGGTTAagtccatgattttttttcttaaaaggtaaGGTAGGAAGTAGTCCTTAGGTTTGTAAGCTAGACCCTGTGGGCTGAATAAAGTTGCTGCAGATCGAAGGATAGGATAAAACTTTACAAAAACAACTAGCAACAGCTTGCTTTCaattatagatttaaaaatgtattgtcaCAGAAATCAGGATCAACTTTTCAAATCCACTGTAATTTTATTTGGGACTACACCAATTCCTGCATAGTGTATTAATCCTACCCTAGTTCTTTACTTGAGAACTGACAGGTTCAAAACTGGATCTTTCCAGCCAACTGCTCATCTTTCTTAAACTTCCTCAACAatactttataattttctttatacaaTTCTTTGAAGTACTCTTCAAAAATAACACTGACTCATTTCatattcctttattttctctcattcattcattgagaCAATGTCTAACTGAAGCCCTAGATGGCGTCAAGAGATTTGCTGAGACTTGAGGTATGTACCATAGACTTGGCTCAGTTTCCATTATTAAAAGGAATGGAGAACTTAAATAAGCTACGTTTCAGGAATTAGAGAAACctgcaacaaaaacaacaaaaaatcaatgGATCCTAATAAACCACCATTAACTTTTACCACTTGTATTTCCAGGACATTCTGCTACTGTACCTGATCATGTATGTCAACCATGACTGCATTCTGCTGGGGTGGATGAGCAGCTGGATGTAACAGACGGGGAGATACATTCGGAGGGTGGAAGGCTCGAGGTTCCTCTATTGCTTGCTGCTGTGCATAAGGGAGATGGTGATAGTTTTCATCTTGACTAATGGAATTATGTCGAGATAGACGTTCCCTTCTTCCTCGCTGACGCCTAACAGGAGGACTATAATAGGGTAGATGCCAAAAAGAAGATCATTACTATAATGCTTACTAACTAGTATGATTATCAGGATTCTTATTATCTAGTGTATGTATAAGagcgcacatacatacacgcacacatgctaAGGTAAgtacatgtaataaataattgccgtaaataataataaataattaagtgTAAAAAAATCAACCAATTTAAATATAAGACTCACCAGTAATTTTTAACAAGCTTGTATTTGCAATGATAGCTACTATGTTACTCTGATAGGGATTTTCTATCACCCTCATTTCTACACTGATTTATAGAATTGTTTCATAAGAAAAATGGAccactccttttttaaaaaaatgtttgggtgtgtgtgtgtgtatgatgtatgccACAGTGTATTTGTGCAGATCAGAGGCTAACCTGTGAGAGAGTTCActcttttcttttactgtgtgagtcctggggatcaaagCACTCTTTACACCCTGAGCGATAATCTTGAGAGTCCAAGTTAGCACTTTCTTCTCCTCTATTCACTTAGTTGTTCACCACTGGTGTGGAATCACGGGTAGATACTTGCTGGGTTGTGATTCCTCCTACTGTTTTATGAGTGGCAAGTATCCCCTGCTCCTTCTTTGTATTGCCATGAGTGAAGAGTATGATTCTTTTTGCAGATTTAGAAACAAAAACTAGTTTCTATCTTATCTGTAAACACACCCTGCCAGCCATTTCCTATTTTAGGCTTATACCTAGTGCAACTTCTGTACATTTAACTAAGGTGTGCAAATATTCCTAGTACTACTCTTTAGAGTAATAACAACCTGGACATGACTATTAACCAATAGCAGATGGATAAACTGTCATACTTTAATGTAAGATTATATCACAGTAAAAATAATtggtgggctagaaagatggcacagtgattaagaacactattcttccagaaaaccagggttcaattcccagcacccacatggggactcacaactgtctgtaactccagttccatgggaccTGACACTTCACAttgacatacatggaggcaaaacaccaatgcacataaaaggaaagtaaataaatttcaaaaataaataaatgatctatTTTCATCAACATTAAACAG from Mastomys coucha isolate ucsf_1 unplaced genomic scaffold, UCSF_Mcou_1 pScaffold18, whole genome shotgun sequence carries:
- the Rnf38 gene encoding E3 ubiquitin-protein ligase RNF38 isoform X1 — translated: MRPWEMTSNRQPPSVRPNPHHFSGERCNTPARNRRSPPVRRQRGRRERLSRHNSISQDENYHHLPYAQQQAIEEPRAFHPPNVSPRLLHPAAHPPQQNAVMVDIHDQLHQGTVPVSYTVTTVAPHGIPLCTGQHIPACSTQQVPGCSVVFSGQHLPVCSVPPPMLQACSVQHLPVPYAAFPPLISSDPFLIHPPHLSPHHPPHLPPPGQFVPFQTQQSRSPLQRIENEVELLGEHLQVGSFTYPPSAHPPTLPPSAPLQFLTHDPLHQEVSFGVPYPPFMPRRLTGRSRYRSQQPIPPPPYHPSLLPYVLSMLPVPPAVGPTFSFELDVEDGEVENYEALLNLAERLGEAKPRGLTKADIEQLPSYRFNPSNHQSEQTLCVVCMCDFESRQLLRVLPCNHEFHAKCVDKWLKGNRTCPICRADASEVHRDSE
- the Rnf38 gene encoding E3 ubiquitin-protein ligase RNF38 isoform X5 — protein: MRESEDSPSPKRQRLSHSVFDYTSASPAPSPPMRPWEMTSNRQPPSVRPNPHHFSGERCNTPARNRRSPPVRRQRGRRERLSRHNSISQDENYHHLPYAQQQAIEEPRAFHPPNVSPRLLHPAAHPPQQNAVMVDIHDQLHQGTVPVSYTVTTVAPHGIPLCTGQHIPACSTQQVPGCSVVFSGQHLPVCSVPPPMLQACSVQHLPVPYAAFPPLISSDPFLIHPPHLSPHHPPHLPPPGQFVPFQTQQSRSPLQRIENEVELLGEHLQVGSFTYPPSAHPPTLPPSAPLQFLTHDPLHQEVSFGVPYPPFMPRRLTGRSRYRSQQPIPPPPYHPSLLPYVLSMLPVPPAVGPTFSFELDVEDGEVENYEALLNLAERLGEAKPRGLTKADIEQLPSYRFNPSNHQSEQTLCVVCMCDFESRQLLRVLPCNHEFHAKCVDKWLKGNRTCPICRADASEVHRDSE